A portion of the uncultured Bacteroides sp. genome contains these proteins:
- the rplX gene encoding 50S ribosomal protein L24, translating into MNKLHIKKGDTVYVNSGEDKGKTGRVLKVLVKEGRAIVEGINMVSKSIKPNAKNPQGGIVKQEASIHLSNLNLVDPKTGKATRIGRKISSDGTLVRYSKKTGEEIK; encoded by the coding sequence ATGAACAAATTACATATAAAGAAAGGCGATACAGTTTACGTGAATTCAGGTGAAGACAAAGGTAAAACTGGTCGAGTATTAAAGGTTCTTGTAAAAGAGGGGCGTGCAATTGTTGAGGGCATTAATATGGTTTCAAAAAGTATTAAGCCTAATGCCAAGAATCCTCAAGGTGGTATAGTTAAGCAGGAGGCTTCTATCCATTTATCAAACTTAAATTTGGTTGACCCTAAGACAGGTAAGGCAACGCGTATTGGGAGAAAAATAAGTTCTGATGGAACTTTAGTGCGTTATTCTAAAAAAACAGGAGAGGAGATTAAGTAA
- the rplN gene encoding 50S ribosomal protein L14 — protein MIQAESRLTVCDNSGAKEALCIRVLGGTGRRYASVGDVIVVSVKNVIPSSDIKKGAVSKALIVRTRKEIRRVDGSYIRFDDNACVLLNNAGEIRGSRIFGPVARELRVTNMKVVSLAPEVL, from the coding sequence ATGATACAAGCAGAATCCAGACTGACAGTATGTGACAATAGCGGAGCAAAGGAAGCTTTGTGCATTCGGGTTTTAGGTGGTACAGGGCGTCGTTATGCTTCTGTAGGGGATGTGATTGTTGTTTCTGTAAAGAACGTTATCCCTTCGAGTGATATAAAAAAAGGTGCAGTGTCAAAAGCTTTAATCGTGCGGACAAGAAAAGAAATTCGTCGTGTAGATGGATCTTATATACGTTTTGATGATAATGCTTGCGTATTACTTAATAATGCGGGTGAGATCCGCGGTAGTCGTATTTTTGGTCCTGTTGCAAGAGAACTTCGTGTTACAAACATGAAAGTAGTCTCACTTGCACCTGAAGTACTTTAA
- the rpsQ gene encoding 30S ribosomal protein S17 — protein sequence MMSLMEARNLRKERTGVVLSNKMDKTITVAAKFKEKHPIYGKFVSKTKKYHAHDEKNECNIGDTVCIMETRPLSKTKRWRLVEIIERAK from the coding sequence ATGATGAGCTTGATGGAAGCAAGAAATTTAAGAAAAGAAAGAACAGGGGTTGTATTGAGCAACAAAATGGATAAAACCATTACCGTTGCTGCAAAGTTTAAGGAAAAGCACCCTATATATGGTAAATTCGTGAGTAAAACGAAGAAATACCATGCTCATGATGAAAAGAACGAATGTAATATTGGTGATACAGTATGCATTATGGAGACTCGTCCTTTGAGCAAGACTAAAAGGTGGAGATTGGTAGAAATAATTGAAAGAGCTAAGTAA
- a CDS encoding uL29 family ribosomal protein, with product MKISEIKEMSTGDLVERVNAEVVNYNQVVLNHSISPLDNPVQIKYLRRTIARMKSELRLRELTNK from the coding sequence ATGAAAATTTCGGAAATTAAAGAAATGTCTACTGGTGACTTAGTAGAAAGAGTAAATGCTGAAGTGGTTAATTATAACCAAGTAGTTTTAAATCATTCTATTTCTCCTTTGGATAATCCTGTTCAGATTAAATATTTACGTAGAACTATTGCGCGTATGAAATCTGAACTACGTCTAAGAGAACTTACTAATAAATGA
- the rplP gene encoding 50S ribosomal protein L16, which translates to MLQPKKTKFRRQQKGRMKGIAQRGNQLAFGSFGIKALQNKWITGRQIEAARIAVTRYMQRQGQIWIRIFPDKPITKKPAEVRMGKGKGSPEGFVAPITPGRIIIEVEGVSYEIAKEALRLAAQKLPVTTKFIVRRDYDVQNQNA; encoded by the coding sequence ATGTTACAACCGAAAAAGACAAAATTCAGAAGACAACAGAAGGGGCGCATGAAGGGCATTGCCCAGAGAGGAAATCAGCTTGCTTTTGGTTCTTTTGGTATAAAGGCCCTCCAGAACAAGTGGATTACAGGTCGGCAAATTGAAGCGGCACGTATCGCTGTTACAAGATATATGCAGCGTCAAGGACAGATTTGGATTCGAATTTTCCCAGATAAACCGATTACCAAAAAGCCAGCAGAAGTGCGTATGGGTAAAGGTAAAGGTTCTCCAGAAGGATTTGTTGCTCCAATAACTCCGGGTAGAATTATAATTGAAGTTGAAGGAGTATCGTATGAGATCGCTAAGGAAGCTTTGCGCTTAGCTGCGCAGAAACTTCCTGTTACTACGAAGTTTATAGTTAGGCGTGATTACGATGTTCAAAATCAAAATGCGTAA
- the rpsC gene encoding 30S ribosomal protein S3 produces MGQKVNPISNRLGIIRGWDSNWYGGNDYGDSLLEDSKIRKYLNARLAKASMSRIIIERTLKLVTITVCTARPGIIIGKGGQEVDKLKEELKKITDKDIQINIFEVKRPELDAVIVANNIARQVEGKIAYRRAIKMSIANTMRMGAEGIKVQISGRLNGAEMARSEMYKEGRTPLHTFRADIDYCHAEALTKVGLLGIKVWICRGEIFGKKDLAPNFAQSKDNARGSNNNGGKNFKRKKNNR; encoded by the coding sequence ATGGGACAAAAAGTTAATCCAATAAGTAACCGTTTAGGAATTATCAGAGGTTGGGATTCTAATTGGTATGGTGGAAATGATTATGGTGATTCATTGCTTGAAGATAGCAAAATTCGTAAATATCTGAATGCAAGATTGGCAAAAGCGAGTATGTCGCGAATTATCATTGAGCGTACCCTGAAGCTTGTTACTATTACTGTTTGTACAGCGCGTCCTGGTATTATTATTGGTAAAGGTGGACAGGAAGTTGATAAGTTGAAAGAGGAGTTGAAGAAAATTACCGATAAAGATATCCAAATTAATATTTTTGAGGTAAAGCGCCCTGAACTTGATGCGGTTATTGTTGCAAATAATATCGCTCGCCAAGTTGAAGGGAAAATAGCCTACCGTCGTGCAATAAAGATGTCTATAGCAAACACTATGCGCATGGGGGCGGAAGGTATTAAAGTGCAAATTTCAGGACGTTTGAATGGAGCTGAGATGGCTCGTTCTGAAATGTATAAAGAAGGAAGAACTCCGTTACACACTTTTAGAGCAGATATCGACTATTGTCATGCTGAAGCATTGACTAAAGTTGGTCTCCTTGGGATAAAAGTTTGGATTTGTCGAGGTGAGATTTTTGGCAAAAAGGATTTGGCGCCAAATTTTGCTCAAAGCAAAGACAATGCTCGTGGAAGCAATAATAATGGTGGAAAGAACTTCAAAAGAAAGAAAAATAATCGCTAA
- the rplV gene encoding 50S ribosomal protein L22, with the protein MGARKKISADKRKEALKAMYFAKLQNVPTSPRKMRLVADMVRGMEVNRALGVLKFSSKEAAARVEKLLRSAIANWEQKNERKAESGELFVTKIFVDCGSTLKRMRPAPQGRGYRIRKRSNHVTLFVDSKSNNEDQN; encoded by the coding sequence ATGGGAGCAAGAAAAAAAATATCGGCAGATAAAAGAAAAGAAGCCCTTAAAGCCATGTATTTTGCTAAATTGCAAAATGTCCCAACCTCTCCCCGTAAAATGCGCCTTGTGGCAGACATGGTTCGTGGAATGGAGGTTAATAGAGCTCTTGGCGTTTTGAAGTTTTCATCAAAAGAAGCTGCTGCGAGAGTTGAGAAATTGTTGCGATCTGCGATTGCCAATTGGGAACAAAAGAATGAGCGCAAAGCAGAAAGTGGCGAATTGTTCGTTACTAAGATTTTTGTTGATTGCGGATCTACTTTAAAAAGAATGAGACCCGCTCCACAAGGTAGAGGATACAGAATTCGTAAACGTTCAAATCATGTGACTTTGTTCGTGGATTCTAAAAGTAATAATGAAGATCAAAATTAA
- the rpsS gene encoding 30S ribosomal protein S19 — protein MSRSLKKGPYINVKLEKKVLVMNEAGKKAVVKTWARASMISPDFVGHTVAVHNGNKFIPVYITENMVGHKLGEFSPTRTFKGHSGNKKK, from the coding sequence ATGAGTCGTTCATTAAAAAAAGGTCCATATATTAATGTTAAGCTTGAAAAAAAAGTGCTTGTTATGAATGAAGCAGGTAAAAAGGCTGTCGTTAAAACCTGGGCTAGAGCTTCAATGATTTCACCTGATTTTGTAGGTCATACAGTTGCAGTTCACAATGGAAATAAATTTATTCCTGTTTATATTACCGAGAACATGGTCGGGCACAAGTTGGGCGAATTTTCTCCAACTCGTACTTTTAAAGGACATTCTGGTAATAAGAAAAAATGA
- the rplB gene encoding 50S ribosomal protein L2: MAVRKFKPTTPGQRHKIIGTFEEITARVPEKSLVYGKKSSGGRNSEGKMTMRYIGGGQRKVIRIVDFKRNKDGVPAVVKTIEYDPNRSARIALLFYADGEKRYIIAPNGLQVGVTLMSGENAAPEIGNALPLQNIPVGTVIHNIELRPGQGAAFVRSAGNFAQLTSREGKYCVIKLPSGEVRQILSTCKATVGSVGNSDHGLESSGKAGRSRWQGRRPRNRGVVMNPVDHPMGGGEGRASGGHPRSRKGLYAKGLKTRAPKKQSSKYIIERRKK; this comes from the coding sequence ATGGCAGTACGTAAATTTAAGCCTACAACACCGGGGCAAAGACATAAAATTATTGGTACTTTTGAAGAAATTACTGCTCGGGTACCAGAGAAATCTCTTGTATATGGGAAGAAGTCTTCAGGTGGTCGCAATAGTGAAGGAAAAATGACTATGCGCTACATTGGTGGTGGCCAAAGGAAGGTTATTAGAATTGTTGATTTCAAGAGAAATAAAGACGGTGTACCAGCTGTAGTAAAGACGATTGAATATGATCCGAATCGTTCGGCTCGTATCGCTTTGCTTTTTTATGCAGATGGAGAAAAAAGATATATTATTGCTCCCAATGGGTTGCAAGTAGGTGTGACATTGATGTCAGGTGAAAATGCTGCGCCAGAAATTGGCAATGCGCTTCCTTTGCAGAATATCCCTGTAGGTACAGTGATTCATAATATTGAATTACGTCCTGGTCAGGGTGCTGCTTTCGTTCGCTCTGCGGGAAATTTTGCTCAATTAACTTCTAGAGAAGGTAAATATTGCGTTATCAAATTACCTTCAGGAGAAGTTAGGCAGATACTTAGTACGTGTAAAGCTACTGTTGGTAGTGTGGGCAATTCTGATCATGGATTGGAAAGCTCTGGAAAGGCTGGACGTTCAAGATGGCAGGGACGACGTCCACGTAACCGTGGTGTCGTGATGAATCCAGTGGATCACCCAATGGGTGGTGGAGAAGGACGTGCTTCAGGTGGGCATCCACGATCTCGCAAGGGATTGTATGCTAAGGGACTTAAAACTAGAGCTCCTAAGAAGCAATCTTCTAAGTATATTATTGAGAGAAGAAAAAAGTAA
- the rplW gene encoding 50S ribosomal protein L23 — MGIIIKPLVTEKMTAMTDKLNRFGFIVRPEANKLEIKKEVEAFYNVTVISVNTIKYSGKSKSRYTKAGIINGRTNAYKKAIVALKEGDTIDFYSNI; from the coding sequence ATGGGAATTATTATTAAACCGTTGGTGACGGAAAAAATGACTGCAATGACAGACAAGCTAAATCGTTTTGGTTTTATTGTACGTCCGGAAGCCAATAAATTAGAGATTAAGAAAGAGGTTGAGGCTTTTTATAATGTTACGGTGATAAGTGTTAATACTATTAAGTATTCTGGCAAAAGCAAAAGCCGTTATACAAAAGCAGGTATTATCAATGGCAGAACTAACGCATATAAAAAAGCGATCGTGGCATTGAAAGAAGGAGATACTATTGATTTTTATAGCAATATTTAA
- the rplD gene encoding 50S ribosomal protein L4 — protein MEVNVYNIKGEDTGRKVTLNDSIFGIEPNDHAIYLDVKQFMANQRQGTHKAKERSEISGSTRKIGRQKGGGGARRGDMNSPLLIGGGRVFGPRPRDYFFKLNKKVKVLARKSALAYKAKSNAIVVVEDFNLDTPRTKDFITITKNLKVSDKKLLMILLEANKNVYLSARNVIGANVQVISGLNTYKVLDAGVVVFTESALSAVDNILI, from the coding sequence ATGGAAGTTAACGTATATAATATTAAAGGTGAAGACACTGGGAGAAAGGTTACGTTAAATGACTCTATCTTCGGTATTGAGCCTAACGATCATGCTATTTATTTGGACGTAAAACAATTTATGGCTAATCAGCGTCAGGGCACTCACAAGGCGAAAGAGAGAAGCGAAATAAGCGGCTCTACACGTAAAATCGGTCGTCAAAAAGGTGGTGGTGGTGCTCGCCGTGGAGATATGAACTCGCCGTTACTTATTGGTGGTGGTCGTGTTTTTGGACCTAGACCTAGAGATTATTTTTTTAAACTAAATAAAAAAGTAAAAGTTTTAGCTAGGAAATCGGCTTTGGCGTATAAAGCTAAAAGCAATGCAATTGTTGTTGTCGAAGATTTTAACTTGGATACTCCGAGGACAAAAGATTTTATTACAATAACAAAAAATCTTAAAGTTTCTGATAAAAAGCTACTTATGATTTTATTAGAAGCAAATAAAAACGTATATTTGTCGGCTCGTAACGTGATAGGCGCTAATGTTCAAGTGATTTCAGGATTAAATACTTACAAAGTATTGGATGCTGGAGTTGTCGTGTTTACTGAAAGTGCTCTTTCGGCTGTGGATAATATCTTAATTTAA
- the rplC gene encoding 50S ribosomal protein L3 — protein MPGLLGKKIGMTSVFSADGKNVPCTVIEAGPCVVTQVKSLQNDGYEAMQVGFQEKKEKHTTKPLMGHFKKAGVTPKRHLAEFKGFGSDINLGDSITVNLFNDVEFVDVIGTSKGKGFQGVVKRHGFGGVGQATHGQHNRARKPGSIGACSYPAKVFKGMRMGGQLGGDRVTVQNLQILKVIEEHNLLLVKGSVPGCKGSIVIIEK, from the coding sequence ATGCCAGGATTATTAGGAAAAAAAATCGGAATGACATCCGTGTTCAGTGCTGATGGTAAGAATGTACCATGCACTGTTATCGAAGCAGGTCCTTGTGTTGTTACGCAGGTAAAATCCCTTCAAAATGATGGGTATGAAGCCATGCAGGTAGGTTTCCAGGAAAAAAAAGAGAAACATACCACAAAGCCTTTGATGGGACACTTCAAAAAGGCTGGAGTAACTCCAAAGAGACACTTGGCCGAGTTCAAAGGCTTTGGAAGTGATATTAATTTAGGAGATTCTATTACTGTGAATCTTTTCAATGATGTCGAATTTGTAGATGTGATAGGAACTTCTAAAGGAAAAGGATTTCAAGGAGTTGTGAAAAGACATGGTTTCGGTGGTGTTGGTCAAGCAACTCACGGTCAGCATAATCGTGCCCGTAAGCCCGGTTCTATAGGTGCTTGTTCATATCCTGCTAAGGTTTTTAAGGGTATGCGTATGGGTGGTCAACTTGGAGGTGACAGAGTCACGGTTCAAAACTTGCAGATATTAAAAGTAATTGAGGAGCATAATCTTTTGTTGGTAAAGGGGTCTGTTCCAGGTTGCAAAGGTTCAATCGTAATAATTGAGAAATAA
- the rpsJ gene encoding 30S ribosomal protein S10, translating into MSQKIRIKLKSYDHNLVDKSAEKIVKTVKSTGAIVSGPIPLPTHKRIFTVNRSTFVNKKSREQFELSSYKRLIDIYSSTAKTVDALMKLELPSGVEVEIKV; encoded by the coding sequence ATGAGTCAAAAAATCAGAATTAAGTTAAAATCTTACGATCATAACTTAGTCGACAAGTCGGCTGAGAAGATTGTAAAAACGGTGAAAAGTACAGGTGCTATTGTTAGCGGTCCTATACCTTTACCTACGCATAAGCGTATTTTTACAGTGAATCGTTCAACTTTTGTTAATAAGAAATCTAGAGAGCAATTTGAGCTTTCTTCTTATAAAAGATTGATCGATATTTATAGTTCAACAGCTAAAACAGTTGATGCTTTGATGAAGCTTGAATTGCCTAGTGGTGTTGAGGTTGAAATTAAAGTTTGA
- the fusA gene encoding elongation factor G, translating to MARQDLHLTRNIGIMAHIDAGKTTTSERILFYTGLTHKIGEVHDGAATMDWMAQEQERGITITSAATTTRWKYAGDVYKINLIDTPGHVDFTAEVERSLRVLDGAVATYCAVGGVEPQSETVWRQADKYNVPRIGYVNKMDRSGADFFEVVRQMKTVLGANPCPIVVPIGAEESFKGLVDLIKMKAIYWHDETMGADYSVEEIPANLLDECTEWRDKMLEKVAEYDDALMEKYFDDPSTITEEEVLRALRNATVQMAIVPMLCGSSFKNKGVQTLLDYVCAFLPSPLDTENVIGTNPDTGAEEDRKPSEDDKTSALAFKIATDPYVGRLTFFRVYSGKIEAGSYIYNSRSGKKERVSRLFQMHSNKQNPVEVIAAGDIGAGVGFKDIHTGDTLCDENAPIILESIDFPETVIGIAIEPKTQKDMDKLSNGLAKLAEEDPTFTVHTDEQTGQTVISGMGELHLDIIIDRLRREFKVECNQGRPQVNYKEAITKTVNLREVYKKQSGGRGKFADIIVNIGPVDSDFVQGGLQFIDEVKGGNIPKEFIPSVQKGFLSAMKNGVLAGYSLDSLKVSLIDGSFHPVDSDQLSFEICAMQAYRNACAKAGPVLLEPMMKLEVVTPEENMGDVIGDLNKRRGQVEGMESSRSGARIVKALVPLAEMFGYVTTLRTISSGRATSSMTYSHHAQVSSSIAKTVLEEVKGRADLL from the coding sequence ATGGCAAGACAAGATTTACATTTGACTCGTAATATTGGGATTATGGCTCATATTGATGCCGGTAAAACGACCACATCTGAGCGTATTCTGTTTTATACAGGGCTAACTCATAAAATCGGCGAGGTTCATGATGGTGCAGCAACGATGGATTGGATGGCTCAAGAACAAGAACGTGGCATCACTATTACGTCTGCTGCAACTACTACTCGATGGAAGTACGCAGGGGATGTTTATAAGATTAACTTAATTGATACTCCGGGGCACGTTGATTTTACTGCAGAGGTTGAGCGTTCGTTGCGCGTGCTTGATGGTGCAGTAGCTACTTACTGTGCAGTAGGAGGTGTGGAGCCCCAGTCAGAAACAGTTTGGAGACAAGCGGATAAATATAATGTACCACGTATTGGATATGTTAATAAAATGGACCGTTCTGGCGCTGACTTCTTTGAAGTTGTACGTCAAATGAAGACTGTTTTGGGAGCTAATCCGTGTCCTATTGTTGTCCCTATTGGTGCAGAAGAATCTTTTAAAGGTCTTGTTGATCTTATTAAGATGAAGGCTATATATTGGCATGATGAGACAATGGGTGCTGACTATTCTGTAGAGGAGATACCTGCTAATCTACTTGATGAATGCACAGAATGGAGAGATAAGATGCTTGAAAAAGTAGCTGAATATGACGATGCATTGATGGAGAAATATTTCGACGATCCTTCTACTATTACTGAAGAAGAAGTTTTGAGAGCACTTCGTAATGCAACTGTTCAAATGGCTATTGTTCCAATGCTTTGTGGCTCATCTTTTAAAAATAAAGGTGTCCAAACATTGTTGGATTATGTATGTGCTTTCTTACCCTCGCCTTTAGATACAGAGAATGTTATTGGTACAAACCCTGATACAGGTGCTGAAGAGGATCGTAAGCCTAGCGAAGACGACAAAACGTCTGCTTTAGCTTTTAAAATAGCAACTGACCCTTATGTAGGACGTTTGACTTTTTTTCGTGTGTATTCAGGAAAGATCGAAGCAGGTTCCTATATTTATAATTCTCGTTCAGGGAAAAAGGAACGTGTATCTCGTTTATTTCAGATGCACTCTAATAAGCAAAATCCCGTGGAAGTTATTGCTGCCGGTGATATAGGTGCCGGTGTTGGCTTTAAAGATATTCACACTGGTGATACATTGTGCGATGAAAATGCGCCAATTATCTTAGAATCTATAGACTTTCCAGAAACAGTAATCGGCATTGCCATTGAGCCAAAAACTCAGAAAGATATGGATAAGCTGTCTAATGGCTTGGCTAAGTTGGCTGAAGAGGATCCGACGTTTACTGTTCATACAGATGAGCAGACAGGTCAAACTGTAATCTCAGGTATGGGCGAGTTGCATCTTGATATTATCATAGACCGCCTTAGAAGAGAATTTAAGGTTGAATGTAACCAAGGGCGTCCTCAGGTTAATTATAAGGAAGCAATTACTAAAACTGTTAATCTCCGTGAAGTCTATAAAAAACAATCGGGTGGTCGTGGTAAATTTGCTGATATTATAGTCAATATAGGCCCTGTTGATTCTGATTTTGTACAAGGCGGATTACAGTTTATTGATGAGGTGAAAGGTGGTAATATTCCTAAGGAATTTATACCCTCAGTTCAGAAGGGATTCCTGTCAGCTATGAAGAATGGTGTATTAGCTGGTTATTCATTAGATTCTTTAAAAGTATCATTGATAGATGGGTCTTTTCACCCTGTAGATTCAGACCAATTGTCTTTTGAAATTTGTGCGATGCAAGCATATAGAAACGCTTGTGCCAAAGCTGGTCCTGTTTTATTAGAACCAATGATGAAGTTAGAGGTCGTGACTCCAGAAGAGAATATGGGTGACGTAATCGGTGACTTAAATAAACGTCGCGGACAAGTAGAAGGAATGGAATCTAGTCGCTCTGGAGCAAGAATTGTTAAAGCATTGGTACCTTTGGCAGAAATGTTTGGTTATGTAACTACATTACGAACAATCTCTTCTGGTCGTGCTACGTCTTCTATGACGTATTCTCATCATGCTCAAGTTTCTTCTTCGATAGCTAAAACGGTTTTAGAGGAAGTTAAAGGACGTGCAGATTTACTTTAA
- the rpsG gene encoding 30S ribosomal protein S7: MRKAKPKKRVILPDPVFNDQKVSKFVNHLMYDGKKNTSYEIFYAALEVVKNKLPNEEKSALEIWKKALENITPQVEVKSRRVGGATFQVPTEIRPDRKESVSMKNLILYARKRGGKSMADKLAAEIMDAFNEQGGSYKRKEDMHRMAEANRAFAHFRF; encoded by the coding sequence ATGAGAAAAGCTAAACCAAAAAAACGTGTGATTCTTCCTGATCCCGTTTTCAATGATCAAAAAGTCTCGAAATTTGTAAATCATCTAATGTATGATGGTAAAAAGAACACTTCTTATGAGATCTTTTACGCTGCTTTAGAGGTTGTTAAGAATAAACTTCCTAATGAAGAAAAGTCAGCTTTGGAAATATGGAAGAAAGCCTTGGAAAACATTACTCCCCAAGTAGAAGTAAAATCTCGCCGGGTAGGTGGGGCAACATTCCAAGTTCCTACTGAAATTCGTCCCGATCGTAAAGAGTCTGTTTCTATGAAAAATTTGATTCTATATGCTCGTAAAAGAGGTGGAAAATCTATGGCCGATAAGCTTGCAGCTGAAATAATGGATGCATTTAATGAGCAAGGTGGTTCTTATAAGCGTAAAGAAGATATGCATAGAATGGCTGAAGCTAATCGTGCATTTGCTCATTTCAGATTCTAA
- the rpsL gene encoding 30S ribosomal protein S12: MPTIQQLVRKGRSVLVDKSKSPALDSCPQRRGVCVRVYTTTPKKPNSAMRKVARVRLTNQKEVNSYIPGEGHNLQEHSIVLVRGGRVKDLPGVRYHIVRGTLDTAGVAGRTQRRSKYGTKRPKPGQPAAPAKKK; encoded by the coding sequence ATGCCTACAATTCAGCAATTAGTAAGAAAAGGACGCTCTGTGTTGGTGGATAAGAGTAAATCTCCTGCCCTTGACTCGTGTCCTCAAAGACGTGGCGTTTGCGTGAGGGTTTATACAACCACTCCTAAAAAGCCAAACTCTGCAATGCGTAAAGTAGCTCGTGTACGTTTGACAAACCAGAAAGAAGTGAACTCTTACATACCTGGTGAAGGACATAACTTGCAAGAGCACTCAATAGTTCTAGTGCGCGGAGGACGTGTAAAAGACTTACCTGGTGTGCGTTATCATATAGTTCGTGGAACACTTGATACAGCTGGTGTTGCAGGGCGTACGCAAAGACGCTCTAAATACGGAACAAAACGTCCTAAGCCAGGGCAGCCAGCCGCTCCAGCTAAGAAAAAATAA
- a CDS encoding DUF3467 domain-containing protein, with translation MDDQKYEGQLQIELSDEVAQGKYINLAIVTHSSSEFVLDFICVMPGTPKANVQSRIIVAPEHAKRLLRALEENIVKYERINGNISLPEEPELFAATSVKGEA, from the coding sequence ATGGATGATCAAAAATATGAAGGCCAGTTGCAAATAGAATTGAGCGATGAAGTCGCTCAAGGTAAGTATATTAATTTAGCAATAGTTACTCATTCTAGTTCGGAATTCGTTCTTGATTTCATATGCGTTATGCCAGGCACTCCTAAGGCTAACGTGCAATCACGTATTATCGTGGCACCAGAACATGCAAAACGTTTGTTGCGTGCCTTAGAAGAGAATATAGTGAAGTATGAAAGAATTAATGGGAATATTTCTCTGCCAGAAGAGCCTGAATTGTTTGCTGCTACAAGTGTAAAAGGTGAAGCTTGA